A genomic stretch from Pieris brassicae chromosome 9, ilPieBrab1.1, whole genome shotgun sequence includes:
- the LOC123714507 gene encoding tRNA (cytosine(34)-C(5))-methyltransferase — protein sequence MLLCTFNQKRLVSLGEYIRRMGRKNRNVNKFAQRKREKREQEKNPQAKPAEDTRKPYEDIVRENATFEEYYKAQKVCPDEEWSQFMSALKENLPTAFRITGSKCEANALMKIVKSEYFSDILNMKIKVEGHEEEEIKPVNLPWYPGGFAWQLRVSRTDIRRSEALYKLHNFLVAETAAGGVSRQETVSMIPPVVLQVQPHHKVLDMCAAPGSKTAQLIEFLHADEDKIPTGFVIANDVDNSRCYMLVHQAKRLNSPAILITNHDSAVMPTLTISDPKNPELTKPLKYDRILCDVPCSGDATLRKNPDIWLKWSTGNGNNLHGIQYRVLRRGCELLEIGGRLVYSTCSFNPIENEAVVHRLLQETGDSVKLVDVTGELPGLKYKKGMTYWRPASKDMVFYERYEEVPEKWQTVVRPQMFPPSPESADKFNLDRCIRILPHQQDTGGFFVAVVEKVAPLPWEKDEKDQKEQTDNEKTPSKPEPPKKRRRMGGYREDPFVFFSGDQEDVFPCIKEFYDLKEDFDPTCLLTRCHVGKKKNIYLVTPTVKDVVQRNEKNIKIINTGVKTFVRCDNKNMTCPFRLSQEGLQSISHCIGPERRVRILKEDLILVLQNDDPSNPPEIKQFSDHTKALVKDFATGSCILEYKDDELDLTLVGWRGVHSLRAYTATPDTVHYLRLLGADYSKYDVNKFKKASDVPEAVVPVPQAMDTHCEKEEDRV from the exons ATGCTGTTGTGTACTTTTAATCAAAAAAGACTAGTGTCTCTCGGAGAATATATTAGAAGAATGGGCCGCAAGAACCGAAACGTTAATAAGTTTGCACAAAGAAAGCGAGAAAAAAGAGAGCAG GAGAAGAATCCACAAGCTAAGCCCGCAGAAGATACACGTAAACCGTATGAAGATATTGTTAGAGAAAATGCTACTTTTGAAGAATATTATAAG GCACAAAAGGTATGCCCTGATGAAGAGTGGAGTCAATTTATGAGTGctcttaaagaaaatttaccaACAGCTTTTAGAATAACTGGTTCTAAATGTGAAGCAAATGCACTTATGAAGATTGTAAAAAGTGAATATTTTTCTGATATTCtcaatatgaaaattaaagtGGAAGGTCACGAGGAAGAGGAAATTAAACCTGTTAACTTGCCATG GTACCCTGGTGGTTTTGCATGGCAGTTACGAGTATCACGAACTGACATCCGTAGGAGTGAAGCATTATACAAGTTACACAACTTTTTAGTCGCAGAGACAGCTGCTGGTGGTGTGTCAAGACAAGAAACTGTGTCAATGATACCACCAGTTGTGTTACAAGTTCAACCTCATCATAAA GTATTGGATATGTGTGCTGCACCAGGATCAAAAACAGCACAATTAATTGAGTTTCTCCATGCTGATGAAGACAAAATTCCCACTG GTTTTGTAATAGCAAATGACGTGGACAATAGTAGATGTTACATGTTGGTGCACCAGGCGAAGAGACTAAATTCACCAGCTATACTCATCACCAATCACGATTCTGCCGTCATGCCAACACTTACTATCAGTGATCCAAAG aatccTGAATTAACAAAACCATTAAAATATGACAGAATATTGTGTGACGTACCCTGTTCCGGAGACGCTACTTTGAGGAAAAATCCCGATATTTGGCTGAAATGGTCGACTGGCAATGGAAATAATTTACACGG CATTCAATATAGAGTACTTCGACGTGGTTGTGAACTGCTTGAGATCGGCGGTCGCCTGGTGTACTCGACCTGTTCGTTCAATCCAATTGAGAATGAGGCTGTGGTGCACCGGTTGTTGCAAGAGACGGGTGATTCGGTGAAGTTGGTGGATGTTACTGGGGAATTGCCCggattgaaatataaaaaag GTATGACCTATTGGAGACCGGCTTCCAAAGACATGGTCTTCTACGAGAGGTATGAAGAAGTACCGGAGAAATGGCAGACTGTGGTCAGACCACAAATGTTTCCACCATCTCCCGAATCTGCTGATAAATTTAACTTGGACAGATG TATTAGAATTCTCCCACACCAACAAGACACCGGTGGATTTTTCGTTGCTGTAGTTGAAAAGGTGGCCCCACTACCCTGGGAAAAGGACGAAAAGGACCAGAAAGAACAAACTGATAACGAAAAGACCCCTTCAAAGCCTGAACCGCCTAAAAAGAGGAGAAGAATGGGGGGTTACAGAGAAGATCCCTTTGTCTTCTTTTCGGGAGATCAAGAAGATGTCTTTCCGTGTATAAAAGAGTTCTATGACTTAAAAGAAGATTTTGATCCGACTTGTCTGCTGACCag ATGCCACGTAGGAAAGAAGAAGAATATATACTTGGTCACGCCCACAGTGAAAGATGTGGTCCAAAGGAATgagaaaaatatcaaaatcatCAATACGGGTGTCAAAACATTCGTGCGTTGTGACAACAAGAACATGACGTGTCCGTTTAG GTTATCCCAAGAAGGCCTACAAAGTATATCGCATTGCATAGGCCCTGAGCGGCGTGTGCGCATACTCAAAGAGGATTTGATATTAGTGCTGCAGAATGATGATCCCAGTAATCCACCCGAAATCAAACAATTCTCGGATCATACGAAGGCATTGGTCAAAGATTTTG CTACCGGCAGCTGTATTCTGGAATACAAAGATGATGAGTTGGATCTAACACTAGTTGGATGGCGCGGCGTTCATTCGCTTAGAGCATACACTGCCACCCCCGATACGGTGCACTATTTGAGATTATTGGGGGCTGATTACAGCAAATATG ATGTAAACAAATTCAAGAAAGCATCCGATGTACCCGAGGCTGTTGTGCCAGTACCACAggccatggacacccattgcGAGAAAGAGGAAGATAgagtgtaa